The following proteins are encoded in a genomic region of Gottschalkia purinilytica:
- a CDS encoding terminase small subunit: MKEIRGPDYELAEKDYMLGMKYKDIAEKYNVSINTVKSWKQRYNWNRKGVHTKSKRVHTQKEVAPKKETIEKVAEIEETELTEKQRLFCLYYVKTFNATQSAIKAGYSKDTAHVIGYENLRKPNIAKEIRRLKGTMHQDIFIDAMDILNKYIKIAFADITDYVTFGQKEVQAMGAFGPLEDKEGRPITKIINYVDLKESSELDGTVLGEVSQGKDGVKVKLLDKMKALEKLELYFDLFPDKFKRQIEEEKVKIAQEKLQLEKAKAQSSNEKENEVADMLRGLVDDFND; this comes from the coding sequence ATGAAAGAAATAAGAGGTCCAGATTATGAACTAGCAGAAAAAGACTATATGCTAGGAATGAAGTATAAGGACATAGCAGAGAAGTACAATGTATCTATTAATACAGTTAAGTCATGGAAGCAAAGATATAATTGGAATAGAAAAGGTGTGCATACAAAATCTAAAAGGGTGCACACACAAAAAGAAGTTGCACCCAAGAAAGAAACAATTGAAAAAGTTGCAGAGATAGAAGAGACAGAGCTGACCGAAAAACAAAGGTTATTCTGTCTTTATTATGTTAAAACATTCAATGCTACTCAATCAGCCATTAAAGCAGGGTATTCCAAAGATACAGCTCATGTAATAGGTTATGAAAACCTAAGAAAACCTAACATAGCGAAAGAAATAAGAAGGCTTAAAGGCACTATGCACCAAGATATATTTATAGATGCCATGGATATTCTTAATAAGTACATTAAAATAGCCTTTGCAGACATAACGGATTATGTGACATTCGGTCAAAAGGAAGTACAAGCAATGGGAGCTTTTGGACCTTTAGAAGATAAAGAAGGAAGACCTATAACTAAGATAATAAACTATGTAGATTTAAAAGAGAGTAGTGAGTTAGATGGAACTGTATTAGGTGAAGTGTCACAAGGCAAGGATGGAGTGAAAGTCAAGTTACTAGATAAAATGAAAGCTTTAGAAAAACTAGAATTGTATTTTGATCTATTCCCAGATAAGTTTAAACGACAAATTGAAGAAGAAAAGGTTAAGATAGCACAGGAAAAACTACAGTTAGAAAAAGCTAAAGCTCAGAGCTCAAATGAGAAAGAAAATGAAGTAGCTGACATGTTAAGGGGGTTAGTAGATGACTTTAACGACTAA